The following DNA comes from Halalkaliarchaeum sp. AArc-CO.
CCGGCAACAGCGTGAACGGGTACACCCCCAGCCAGACGGCGGCGTACAGCGCCGCCGACACCAGCGAGAGGCCGAGGTAGTACTCGCTCCAGGGAATCTCGTTGCCGTGGATGACGTCCATGTAGATCTCGACGTCCTCCATCGCTGGCGTAGGCTCGACCACCCCGCGGTCCTTGTTGAACGAGACGATCCCCGCCTCGTCCATCTTCGGCAGGTGCGACTGCTGTAAGGCGGTGTACACCCGCTTGCGCTCGTCGTAGGACACCTCCCCGAGATCCACCTCGTTCTCCCAGGCGGCGACCTGCTCGGCCAGCGTCCCCAGATCGACCTGCTCGTCTGCGCCCTCCGCGTCGCGTTTGAGCGCGTGCAACGCGTACCGCCGGCGCCGGTTGGCTAACACCTCGAACAACTCGTTTTCGCTTACGTGGCCGGTCCCCCCGCGGCCTGTGGCTGACGCGACACCCATCTCGGTTCACATGTTGCTCGGAATACTATTAAAGATAAACGACTGTTTTACTTTCTCCCCCGTTCAGGCGGGGCTTGAGAATCACTGACAGAGAATGCCTTCCCGACCGGGCTCGCGTGCGTTGCGCTATCTCCACTGACATTTCCGTTTAATCGCCGATTAGCTGGCGATTGGATCCCCCGAATATCGGATTCAGCTCCGACGCGCCGCCCGAGTGGGTATTTCAACCGCGTATACACCGGTGGTGTGTCGCACTCCGGAGTCGTTCGGCAACCGGTCGGTTCGGGACGCTCTCGTGTCGACGGGTCGGTGGGCATAAAACGTCTCAAGGTCACCCTGAGCGACACCGAACGAAAAAACCGTTCCGGAGCTCTCGTTCAAACGGATCAATACCTTATATGTTGGACGGATAGGTCGAACCGAACGCGAACCCGAGGACTCGGTAGCACACGATGGACCGGACGCATTTCGTCCTCCTTGCGGCTGCGCTCGCAAGCGGCCTCGTGGTAGTGGCGACTGCCGGAGCGCCGATCGACGCGCTCGCGTCCGGGGACCGAATCGACGTGATCGGGCCGGACGACGGGGGGGACGCGACCGGGCATCTGGAGCTCGAACCACATGACGGACCGAACGGCAAGTACGCGTTCGTAAACGACGACGACGAGATCGAGATCGCCATCGACGCTTCCAATCCGAACATCGACGGGGAGCGCGGCGTCAACGTCGAAGCGGGGACGACGATACACGACGTGTTCACGGTGACGTACAACGCATCGACGACCGAAAACGACACGCCGGTGACGGTGTGGATCGAACACGGCGACGATCCGGACACCGACGTCGCGGAAAGCGAACTACTCACCTTCACCAGCGACGGCAAATCGATCGAAGGCGAGAACGCGAACCTCACCCTGTCCCCGAACGAGACGGCGTCGATCGGCCTGCACGTCGACTCGACCGGCGCAGATCCGGGCCTGGTGACGAGTAACTTCACGATTCGCGCCCAGTTCCCCACGGAACCGGAGACGGACGACCGGGCGGTGACGACGACCCGGACGAGTTTCTCCTTCACCTCGCCGGCGCCGACCCTGTGTGAGGGGACGGTGTACAACGCCAGGGGCGGCGAGACGACGCGCGTCGACGCCTGTTCCGTGGAGATCGTCGACGGTGTTACGCTCGAGTCGGCGGCGTTCACGACGTCATCCGACGACACTGTCGACGTCCGCCTCGAAGGGAGCCCAACGCAGCTCTCCGACCGGCCTGCGCTCGATCCGGCCGGGACCGGTGCCGCCCCGCTCGGTTACTTCACCGCCGAGTTCGAGCCCCACGCCGGAGACGCGACGTCGGTGACGGACGTCAGTTACGACGTCTTCGTGTCGTCGGAACGACTCGCGACGCCCGGTATCGAGACGCCCGGAACGGTACGCAACCCCGATCCGATCGACGAACTCGATCCGGCGTCGATTCGACTGTACGGCTTCGATCCGGTCAACGAGAGCTGGATATCCCTCGAAACGGAAGTCGTGGAAACGACCGACGAAGGCGTGCTCCTCCGAACCGACGCGGGTCGGTTCCCGGTGTACGCTGTCGGCGTCGACGCCCCGGTCCTGCGCGTCGAGGAGACGAGTCTCGATCCGTCGACCGTCGCGGTCGACGAACCGGCGACGGTCACTGTGACGCTCGCAAACGATGGTCTCGCCGGAGGGGACGCCAACCTCACTCTGCGGGCGAACGAAACGGTGATCGCGACGACAACGGTCGCAGTTCCGGCAGGAAACCGGACGGTCGCCACCGTCGAGGCAGTGTTCGACGAGCCGGGTGTCTACGAGATAACCGTCGACGGCGAGGCTGTCGGGGAGCTCACCGTCGAGGCGCCGCCGATCGGGGATCCGCCGGAAACCGAGGAGCCGTCGGTCACGACGCCGGGGGCGGCGGATTCGACCCCCTCCACCCCGGACGATCCCGAGGTGACGCCCGAACCAGAGGACACCCCGGCCGAGATCGACGAACCGTTCGACGGGATCGAGGAGCCCGCCGGGATCGATCTCGAGCGGACGGTCGGACTCGTTTCGTTGCTCGTCATCGTCCTGGCAACGACGTATCTCGTCAGGCGGATGCCGCGGAGATGAGGCAATAATTCATGAACGGTGCACGCGATACGGGAACCCGAGCCCTGAATGACGGCGAACTGCCGCCGTTTTCTGCGGTGCTCTGGCGGCTCGTCTCACTCCGGGACAGTGCGCTGCTCGCAGTTTTCCCCCTCGTGCTCGTGGGAACCGCTCTGCTCCCGGCGGAAACGAAGCGCACACTCGTGTTTGCGTACACCGACCCGACGGTGATCACTGCGTACGCCTCCCACTTCGTTCATTTCCACGTCGATCATCTCCTCGCGAACCTGCTCGGATACCTGCTCGTGGTGCCGACGACGTATCTCCTTTCGATCTTTGCAGATCGTCGCCGACTGTTCTGGACCATGTTCGCCACCGTACTGCTGGCGGGGCCGTTCGTCCTCTCGGGGCTGAACCTCGCGGTCCCCCGGGACGCGATCGGGTACGGGAGCTCGGGTGTCATCATGGCGTTTTTCGGCATCCTTCCGGTCGCGCTGTACAACTACGCTCGTCCGTTTTTCGTCTCCGACCTGCGAGCCCGTGATCTGCCCGTGCTGTTTTTCCTCGTGGTCGGGATCATCAGCGGAATCGTCCTCCCGCGGTCGGACGCGACGGTGGCGATAGCGGTCGTCTCCGGACTCCTCGCCGCCGGCTACGGTGGATTTATTCTCGTCCGGGAACGTCGTGCCCGGAACAGATTGGGATCCCCGTCACGTCCGGTACGACCGTTCGGATACGTCGAACTCCCCCTCGTCGGCGGGGTGTTGCTCGTCGGCTATCCCCTCGTCGGATTCCCGTCGGAACTCGTCGCTGCTAACCGCGTCGTCAACCTCTACGTGCACTTCCTGGGTTTTGCGATCGCGTTCGTCGCCGCGTACGTCGGGGAAGTAACTCACGTACTGGCAGAGACGACCGGAGCGGACGCGGAGTGAGTTCGCGACCGGCCGAAGCTATAAGACGACGACCGGCAAACGGTGAAAAGTAACAACAATGTCACGTCGTCGGGGCATGCGGGGGGACAGAGCCGTGAACGAACGGACACTCCGGGTTCGCGCGTTCGTCGACTCGAACTGGGGCGTCCTGCTTGCGGTGTTTCTGCTGGTGGCGCTCGCGGGGGGCTGGTTCGCCTACGGCGCGTACGTCGATCCTCCGGAGGAGACGACGACCGAAACGGTCTCCTCCTGGAGCGTCGACGCGGAGTGGAGCCACAGTGCGACCGTCACGGAGGACAACACCGTGTTCCCGGTCGGCACCGAACTCGACGACCGGACTACCTACTTCGGCGCGATCGCGCCGACCCTCTCGGGAGCGTTCGAAGTCGGCTACACCGCGACGGACGCCTCGGACGTCTCGATCGACACGGAGAGCACGCTCGTCGCGCAGTCGGTAGACGAAGAGACGGAGACGGTTTACTGGTCGGAAACTGACGTGCTGGATTCGGCGTCGGCCGACGGGCTCGATCCGGACGGGACCGTCGAGACGACGTTCTCGATCAACACCACCGCCCTCGACGAGCGGATCGGGCAGATCCGCGAGGAAATCGGTGCCGATCCCGGCACGCTCGAACTGTTCGTCGAGACGACAGTAACGATCGAGGGCACGTTCGACGGCGACCGGGAGACGGCGGAACTGACCTACGAGCTGCCGCTCGACCTGGACGGAACGACATACCGCGTCGACGATCCCGGTTTCCTGACCGAGGAGTTCGAGCGGACCGAACCCGTCTCCGAGCCGGCAGACCCCGGGCTTTTGGGTGGCGTCCTCGCGCCGATTCTCCTTTTCGTCGGTCTGGTGGGCGGGGCAGGCGTCGCCGCCGGGCGTCACACCGGCCGGTTCGCGGTCGACGACGCCGAACGCGACTGGCTCGCGTTCCGCGACGACAGGTCCGAGTTCGACGAGTGGGTGACCCGGATCTCGCTGCCCGGTGATGCGCTCGAACGCCCGACTGCTCGCGCCGCATCGCTACAGGATCTGGTCGACTTCGCGATCGACAACTCCGCCGGAGTCATCGAGGACCCCGAACGGAACACGTTCTACGTGATCACCGACGAGTACGTCTACACGTACGAACCGCCCGCGGTTCCCACCCCTGGTCGGGATCGTGACGGCAGCGACGAGGAGCTCCTGCAGCCCAAAAGCGAGAATACACCGATGTCCGACGGCGTGTTCGAGTCCGAGGAGATCGTCTCCGCGTCCGTCCCGAAAACCGGGACAGCGGAGGACGACGTTTCGGCTGGGGATGAGGAGAACGGAACCGGGGCGGCCGACGGACAGCCCTCCGGCTCCGTCGACGGAAACGGTGGCTCGGATAACAACCGACGTTCGGACGGCGGCTCCTAGCCGCTATCCCGCGTCTCCGTCGGCCCGGAGACGTGCAAACCCGCCGGTCGTTCGCCGAACCGACCACACGTGGATCACGGCCGATCCCAGGAATCCGACGACGACGCCCGCGACCCAGGCTTCGACCGGGAGCAGCGTAAACGGGTACAGTTCGAGCGAGACCAGCACGAACACCGCGAGTGTAACCAGCGACAGCCCGAGGTAGTAGCCGCTCCAGGAGATTTCCTCCGCGCCGACGACGTCGAGGTAGACGTCGTACGTCTCGATCCCCGGCGACGGGTCGACGACCCCCTGGTCCTCGTCGAACCGGACGAGATCGGCCTCGTCGAGCCGGGGGAGGTGAACCTGCTGTAGGGACGTGTACACCCGATGACGCTCGCGTTCGGTTATCTGCTCGACGGTGGTGTCGTGTTCCCACGCGGCCACTCGATCCGCGAGATCCCCGACCGACACGGGCCCGTCGGCGACGGACAACGCGTGGAGGGCGTACCTGCGTCGTTCGTTGCGAAGGAGCTCGTAGACGTCCTGTGTGTCCTGGCGCTGACGCTTATCCCGCTGCAGTAGCTGTCCCCCCGTCGCTTCACTCGACGACCCACGCACTACCACATACTGGGTGGTTACTCGGACATAAGTGTTCTGTCGACGACACGATCCGCGGTTGCCGCCCCGGCTAGTCGGGGCTTCTCATTCGATCCGGGCGAGTAGATTCATCACGAACGCGGTGCGTAAAAGCGAGGCAGACTGCCCCTTCTCGAACACCAGATCGTCGGTATCCATCACGTGTTCGAGCACGTCCGTGGAGGCGTGTGCGGGTGCTGCCGCGACCCCGGTGTCGTGTTCCTCGGCCCACCGCATCACTCGGAGGTCCGACTTGCTGTCGCCCATCACCAGCACGAACGGGTCCTCGATTTCGAGCACGTCGAGGGCGGCTTCGACCCCGGCGACCTTGTTGAGTTCCAGCGAACCGATCTCGGCGGCGTCGGCGTGGTAGTAGGCGACGTCGATCCGCTCGAAGAGCGCCCGGACGGGGTCGGGGACGTCGTCGACCCCGATCGAGGACGTCTCCCGTTCGGTTTCCAGCACCTCGCGGACCTCCGGATCCGCGTCGGCGTAGAACGCCCGGGCCCACGCCGGACCCGGATCGAGGCCGCCGTCCTCGGTGTGATGTTCCGGGAACTCCTCGCCAGCGCCGTCCACGTGTGTGGCGACAGCCTCCCCGAGTAGATCGAGCAGATACACCACCCCCGAGTCGATCACGGCCTCGGCGCGGTCGCTTCCGGTCTCGAAGTTCGGCTTCAGCGTGACGTTGAACTCGTTGCCCTGGAGGTGACAGCCCCGGCGGATCTCCTCTGGAGCGTCCGGCAGCACCCGCGAGCGGATCTCGTCGAAGACGGATCGGACGCCCTCGTCGAGATCTTCATACAGGAGCTGTTTCGTCCGGGAGCCGTGGCCGGGCGTGAACACGCCGGTTCCCGCCTCGTAGACGATACTCATCTTCCCCGAGTGGACGATCTCGTTTCCCAGCCCCTGGATCATAAAGCCCTTGACGTTCTCGAGGGTCTGGCCGGTGCAGATGACGATCGGAACGCCCGCCTCGTGGAACTCGGTCAACACGTGGAGCGTGTCCCGAGGGATCTCGTTGTCGGTACCCCCTGCGGATCGAAGCGTCTCGTCGACGTCGAGCACGAGCGCATTCAGAGCCCGGTCGTAGGATGTGAGCAGATCCAGCGCAGTGAACGCCGACTCCCGGTCGGCTCGGGCGGCAACCTCGGCGAACACCCCGCCGGACGGGAAGGCGGTCCGGATCTCTTCTTTCCGGCGGTCGAGTTCGTCGTTCGCGTCCTGCCAGTGGTCGAGTGCGACCCGGGAGTCGACGGGCGGGAACAGGTCGACAAAGTCCTGGTACTCGCGGAGCGTCTCGGTGTCGAACTCGTCGTAGAGCCTGTAGAGGAGATCGTACCGTTCCATTTTCGGCGAGTTCGCCGTCCAGCCAGTTAAGTGCGTCCCGGCTGGCAGCTATTTCCTCTCGTCCCTCGTCTCGAACCAGTCGAGCGCGTCGGAAATCGAGTGATTCGGCGGTGAGCAACTGAACTCCCGACAGGCGTACACCGTCGGTTCGCCGTCGACGGCGTTCCTGTCCGCCCAGACCGGCGGTGCCGCAGACAGCCCGAGCGTCTCGAGCCACCCGTCGAGACCGTCGTCAGTCGGTGGCCGATGTGCGAGGATCGATCCCGGAAGGTACCGTTTCGAGAGAGACTCTCGCCACGGTTCGGGGAACTCGTCGGCAGCGACCGTCAGTTCGAATGATCCGCGCCGGCGGCGCTCTGCGGCCCTGACGAGAGAGACGTGCTCGATCGGGCTCGCCCGGATCCGGTCGGCGTGAGTCCCGAGGATGCGGTCGGCGCGGTCGCCGAACTCCTCTTCCGGCGCGAACGCGTCGAGTTGGATCAGTAGCTCCGCCGCGACACCGAGGCTCGACGGCGTGGACCCGTCGGTGAACTCCTGGGGACGGACCTGGAGCGTTTCCCCCGATTCGGGAGTGTAGTACAGCGTTTCGTCCACTTCCTCCCAGAACTCCGCGATCGCGGCTCTGGAAAGCGAGAGTGCAACAGAGAGGGGTTCGACGTCCCCGGTGGCCTGATACAGGTCGAACGCGCCCCGCGCGAGGAACGCGTAATCGTCGAGATAGCCCGGCCCCGCCACGTCGTCGTCGAGCCACCGGCGGTCGAGCCGTCCCGCCTCCCCGGCGTCGGGATCCCACAGCCGATCGCGAAGGAACGCAAGCGCTTCCCGGGCGGTGTCCGCGAGGCTGTCGTCCCCCAGCACCAGCGCGCCCCGGGCAAACGCCGAGATCGCGAGCCCGTTCCACGCCGCGATCACTTTCCCGTCGCGATCGGGACGCGGTCGATCTTCCCGAGCGGCGAACAGCGACTCGCGGCCCTCTTCGATCGCCTCCTCGACCGCGTCGACGGCCATCTCGTGATCGTCGGCGATCTCCTCGACCCGCTTCGAGATCGTCGGCACGGTGGTTCCCCCTTCGAAGTTCCCGCCGTCGGTGATCCCGTACCGCTCGCACACCAGGGTCGCGGTCGGCTCCGCCAGGACGTCGTGCACCTCCCCGGGGGTCCAGACGTAAAAGGCGCCTTCGGTCGGGCCGCCGTCGCGGCCGACCGGCGGCTCGCTTTCGGCGTCGAGCGTGGCGGCGAAGCCACCGTGGTCCTCCTGGAACTCCCGTTTCAGGAACTCGAAGGTCTCCGTCGCGATCCGGGCGTACGATTCGGTTCCCGTGATCCGATACGCGTCCAGATACACCGGGGGTAACAGCGCGTTGTCGTACAGCATCTTCTCGAAGTGCGGGACCGTCCACTCTCGGTCGACCGCGTATCTGTGGAACCCGCCGCCGACGTGGTCGTACATTCCACCGGCTGCCATCGCGTCGAGCGTCCGCGTTGCAGCCGACAGCGCTGCGTCCCGTCCTCCTGCCGTGGCGCCGTACAAAAGTAGATCCAGCCGCCCGGGCTGGGGGAACTGCGGGCCCTCGGAGCCGAACCCGCCGTGGTCGGCGTCCGCGCTCCGCAGCGCGGCATTCGTCGCCGACGCGAGCAGGTCGCTGCCCGTCTCGTCGTCCAGACCCAGGGGATCGACGACGCCGTCTGCCGTATTCGATGCCTCGGAGGATTCCCCGGTCGATTCCAGGTGACTTCGGGCCGCCTGGATCCACTGGTCGGCGCGCGATTCCATCTCCGTACGCTGCTTTGGATCCGCCCAGGAATCGGCGATCCGTCGGCACAGTTCTTCGAATCCCGGTCGACCGCGTTGCGACTCCGGCGGGAAGTACGTCCCCACGTAGAACGGCTTTCCATCCGGCGTGAGCCACGCCGAAAGCGGCCAGCCGCCACCCCCGGTGACGAGCTGACACACCGTCATGTAGAGGCTGTCGACGTCGGGTCGGTCCTCGCGGTCGACCTTGATCGGGACGAACTCCTCGTTTATCACCGCCGCAATCGACTCGTCGGCGAACGACTCCGACTCCATCACGTGACACCAGTGACACGCCGAGTAGCCGATCGAAAGAAAGATCGGGCGGTCGCGCTTGCGGGCGGCCGAAAGCGCCGTTTCGTCCCACGGCTGCCAGTTGACCGGGTTGTCGGCGTGCTGCCGGAGATACGGGCTGGCCTCCTCGTCGAGGCGGTTCCTGGATAGCGGGTCAGACATGCCAGTAGCTTGGAGCCCAGACCGAAAAGCGTGTATCCCGCGGGAGAGCCGCCCGCGAAACGTCCCCCCGGTCGCCGAGAATTCGGGACGGCTTTCGGGTCAGACGTAGCTTTCCTGCTCTTCGAGCAGGGAGTCGAGATACTCGTGTGCCTCCTCGAGTATCTCCCGGGGGCCGTCCTGAGTGATGGTGTTTATCGCCTGTTCGTAGTCGCGCCACTGGAGGTCGCGGTGCTCCTTCGACAGCTCCGCGCTCGCCTCGAACGAGTGGGCGATGAACAGGTGGACCGTCTTGTGGATCGTTTTGCCGTTCGCTTCGAAGACGTAATCGTAGTCTTCGCGGAAGCCGTCGATCAGCCGGAACTCCTCGATCCCGGCCTCCTCTTCGACCTCCCGTATCGCCGTCTGCTGGAGCTCCTCGTCGCCTTCGACCCCGCCTTTGGGGAACTCCCAGTCCCCCGGTCGGCTCTTCAGGAGGAGATACTCCCTCCGATCGCGGGTGTCGCGGAAGAGGATGGCTCCAGCGCTGGTCGCTTGGACCGCCATTGACGAGAGGTAAGCTATCGGCGGTTAAATGGGTGTCGGAGGAACGGCCATCCCGGTTCCGCTGCCGTGTTTCGCCACGTGGGTCCCGATCCAGCCCGTTCGACCGTCGATCCCGCGGATTTATATCGCATGGGGGACACGTCGGAGGTGATGAGTCTGCCCGAGACACTCGCGACACGTCTGGACGACGAGGAGGCCGTCGCGACGGTCCCGCTGGGCGGCGACGACCGGCTCGTCGTGACGCCGTCTCGGACCCTCGTTTACCGTGCGGAGGGGTTGCTCTCCGACGAATCAGTCGAGGAGTATCCCCACGGGGCGGAACGTCTCACGGTCTCGCAGGGGCGACGGAAAGCGAAGCTCACCTTCGATTACGGGCTCGACGGCGAACGGACCGTCTCGATTCCGGCAAAACGGCTCGAGGACGCGCTTCACCCGGTGCTCGCGGGGACGCTCAGCGCGGCTGGAATCACGGATCCGGGGGAATCCGCGCTTCGCACCTTCCGGTTCAGCGAACTGACGCTGATAATCACCAGCGACCGGGTCGTCAAACACGTCGGCACCGCCGTGTGGGACGACGACTACGAGGAGTTCCACTACGACGACGTCACCGACCTGGGGTTCGAGGAAGGATCGGTCGCGACGTCGGTCGTCTTGACCGTCGATGGCCGACAGCAGCGGTTCAAGGCGCCCAACGAGCAGGCGCGGGCCGTCCAGGAGACGCTCGTGGACGCGCTGTGTGATCACTACGATGTCGCCAGCCTCGAGGAGTTCCGACTCGCGGTCGAACCGGAGGAGGAAGGCGGGAAGGAGACGACCGATCCGACAGACTTCGGCGAAGGTCCGGATCCCCTCTCGGCGGAACCGGCCGAAGTCGACGCTGCCGACGACGCAACGACCGTCTCGGAGGGGGCCACGGCGGCGGACGCGGTCTCCTCGGGTTCCGACGCGACGGGCACCGGCCCGGAGTCGAGGGGAGACGGTCCCTCTGGCACCGAACACGCCGCCGCTGTCGACGACGCGATCGACGACGTCCTCTCCGCCGCCGAATCCGGTGAGTCGGCGTCGAAGCCCGGGGACAGAGAACACGCCGGAACCGGTGCAGCGCCGGACGCGACGGCTGCCTCCGGGACAGATTCCGAAAGCGATAATGGGTTCGAAGGAACCTTCGAGCCCGCACGCGCCGCCGACGGCGATTTCCAACAGCTCATCGAGGAGGTCGAAACGCTGCGGGAGACCGTCGAACGGCAGGGCGAGCGCCTCGATCGACAGTCACAACTCATCGAGCAGTTGATCGAAGAACTCCGCCGCGGACGGTAGTGCACTGCTGTCGTGTCAATCGCGTCTCGTCGCCTCCCGTCGGATCGATCGCGTCCCATCGCGTCTCGTTTGCGTTTCATTCGCGTCCCAGCACTTTTCTGACACAGGAGGAGCCGAACGGGCCGAGCTCTCCGGCGTCGAACCGGACGAAGTGACCGTTCGTGATCGAGGCCCCACACCGTCTGCACTCGAACTCCCCGTCCCGCTGGATCACCTGGCTTTCGAACCTGACGAACGTCCCGCCGCGTCGGACCCGGATCCGTCCGTCCTCGCGGTCGATCAGTCCGCGCCGATCGGCGGTGTCGAGGATCTCTCGAGTGAGCGACGGGCTCGTCGTGATCGTCTCGATCCGGTCGACGACCGCCGACATCGGGAGGTCCTCGTCCTCGAGGCTGGCAAGTAGCTCGAGACCGAGTTCCCGTTTGCGCTCGCGCTCGCTCACGTCGCCACGTTGTCCGGGGGGCACAATAACGGTTTCCGCAACCGTCCGTTCGCGGCCGGTCGTCCCCGTTTCGATCCGCGGGCGATCACAAAGCGTTTGTCCGGAAGGCCGGGAACAACGGTCGAGAACGGATCGTGAACCGTCGTCGGATCGCACTCGGAACTGCCGTGCTCGTCGTCGTCCTCGTGGGAGCGTGGACCACCTCCCCGGAGCGTGCGCTGTCGGCGCTCGTCTG
Coding sequences within:
- a CDS encoding DUF1102 domain-containing protein, which produces MDRTHFVLLAAALASGLVVVATAGAPIDALASGDRIDVIGPDDGGDATGHLELEPHDGPNGKYAFVNDDDEIEIAIDASNPNIDGERGVNVEAGTTIHDVFTVTYNASTTENDTPVTVWIEHGDDPDTDVAESELLTFTSDGKSIEGENANLTLSPNETASIGLHVDSTGADPGLVTSNFTIRAQFPTEPETDDRAVTTTRTSFSFTSPAPTLCEGTVYNARGGETTRVDACSVEIVDGVTLESAAFTTSSDDTVDVRLEGSPTQLSDRPALDPAGTGAAPLGYFTAEFEPHAGDATSVTDVSYDVFVSSERLATPGIETPGTVRNPDPIDELDPASIRLYGFDPVNESWISLETEVVETTDEGVLLRTDAGRFPVYAVGVDAPVLRVEETSLDPSTVAVDEPATVTVTLANDGLAGGDANLTLRANETVIATTTVAVPAGNRTVATVEAVFDEPGVYEITVDGEAVGELTVEAPPIGDPPETEEPSVTTPGAADSTPSTPDDPEVTPEPEDTPAEIDEPFDGIEEPAGIDLERTVGLVSLLVIVLATTYLVRRMPRR
- a CDS encoding DUF5305 domain-containing protein; its protein translation is MNERTLRVRAFVDSNWGVLLAVFLLVALAGGWFAYGAYVDPPEETTTETVSSWSVDAEWSHSATVTEDNTVFPVGTELDDRTTYFGAIAPTLSGAFEVGYTATDASDVSIDTESTLVAQSVDEETETVYWSETDVLDSASADGLDPDGTVETTFSINTTALDERIGQIREEIGADPGTLELFVETTVTIEGTFDGDRETAELTYELPLDLDGTTYRVDDPGFLTEEFERTEPVSEPADPGLLGGVLAPILLFVGLVGGAGVAAGRHTGRFAVDDAERDWLAFRDDRSEFDEWVTRISLPGDALERPTARAASLQDLVDFAIDNSAGVIEDPERNTFYVITDEYVYTYEPPAVPTPGRDRDGSDEELLQPKSENTPMSDGVFESEEIVSASVPKTGTAEDDVSAGDEENGTGAADGQPSGSVDGNGGSDNNRRSDGGS
- a CDS encoding HAD family hydrolase, which encodes MERYDLLYRLYDEFDTETLREYQDFVDLFPPVDSRVALDHWQDANDELDRRKEEIRTAFPSGGVFAEVAARADRESAFTALDLLTSYDRALNALVLDVDETLRSAGGTDNEIPRDTLHVLTEFHEAGVPIVICTGQTLENVKGFMIQGLGNEIVHSGKMSIVYEAGTGVFTPGHGSRTKQLLYEDLDEGVRSVFDEIRSRVLPDAPEEIRRGCHLQGNEFNVTLKPNFETGSDRAEAVIDSGVVYLLDLLGEAVATHVDGAGEEFPEHHTEDGGLDPGPAWARAFYADADPEVREVLETERETSSIGVDDVPDPVRALFERIDVAYYHADAAEIGSLELNKVAGVEAALDVLEIEDPFVLVMGDSKSDLRVMRWAEEHDTGVAAAPAHASTDVLEHVMDTDDLVFEKGQSASLLRTAFVMNLLARIE
- a CDS encoding thioredoxin domain-containing protein, translating into MSDPLSRNRLDEEASPYLRQHADNPVNWQPWDETALSAARKRDRPIFLSIGYSACHWCHVMESESFADESIAAVINEEFVPIKVDREDRPDVDSLYMTVCQLVTGGGGWPLSAWLTPDGKPFYVGTYFPPESQRGRPGFEELCRRIADSWADPKQRTEMESRADQWIQAARSHLESTGESSEASNTADGVVDPLGLDDETGSDLLASATNAALRSADADHGGFGSEGPQFPQPGRLDLLLYGATAGGRDAALSAATRTLDAMAAGGMYDHVGGGFHRYAVDREWTVPHFEKMLYDNALLPPVYLDAYRITGTESYARIATETFEFLKREFQEDHGGFAATLDAESEPPVGRDGGPTEGAFYVWTPGEVHDVLAEPTATLVCERYGITDGGNFEGGTTVPTISKRVEEIADDHEMAVDAVEEAIEEGRESLFAAREDRPRPDRDGKVIAAWNGLAISAFARGALVLGDDSLADTAREALAFLRDRLWDPDAGEAGRLDRRWLDDDVAGPGYLDDYAFLARGAFDLYQATGDVEPLSVALSLSRAAIAEFWEEVDETLYYTPESGETLQVRPQEFTDGSTPSSLGVAAELLIQLDAFAPEEEFGDRADRILGTHADRIRASPIEHVSLVRAAERRRRGSFELTVAADEFPEPWRESLSKRYLPGSILAHRPPTDDGLDGWLETLGLSAAPPVWADRNAVDGEPTVYACREFSCSPPNHSISDALDWFETRDERK
- a CDS encoding NUDIX domain-containing protein — encoded protein: MAVQATSAGAILFRDTRDRREYLLLKSRPGDWEFPKGGVEGDEELQQTAIREVEEEAGIEEFRLIDGFREDYDYVFEANGKTIHKTVHLFIAHSFEASAELSKEHRDLQWRDYEQAINTITQDGPREILEEAHEYLDSLLEEQESYV
- a CDS encoding DUF5830 family protein; translated protein: MSERERKRELGLELLASLEDEDLPMSAVVDRIETITTSPSLTREILDTADRRGLIDREDGRIRVRRGGTFVRFESQVIQRDGEFECRRCGASITNGHFVRFDAGELGPFGSSCVRKVLGRE